One Candidatus Methylomirabilota bacterium genomic region harbors:
- a CDS encoding HEPN domain-containing protein, with product MRRAPREEGARWLQQAVEDLRWAEDLAERGGYHIACFLAQQIGEKALKAFLYAQGEEIVAGHSVERLCRAATQYDPAFDQLVTRWSILDGYYIPTRYPNSIPDSIPAHIFTRDAAKEAVHLAREIVTHVGDRLSRMEGEGGGG from the coding sequence ATGAGACGAGCACCTCGTGAAGAGGGCGCCAGATGGCTGCAACAGGCCGTCGAGGATCTGCGGTGGGCCGAGGATCTGGCAGAGCGCGGTGGGTATCATATCGCCTGCTTCCTGGCCCAGCAGATCGGCGAAAAGGCCCTCAAGGCATTCCTCTATGCCCAGGGCGAAGAGATCGTGGCAGGTCATTCAGTCGAGCGGTTGTGCCGAGCGGCTACCCAATATGACCCAGCATTCGACCAACTGGTCACACGATGGTCGATCCTCGATGGCTATTACATCCCGACTCGATATCCGAACAGCATACCCGACAGCATTCCGGCTCATATCTTCACTCGCGATGCCGCGAAAGAGGCCGTGCACCTGGCGAGAGAGATCGTGACCCATGTTGGCGATCGGCTGAGTCGTATGGAGGGTGAGGGTGGTGGAGGATGA
- a CDS encoding nucleotidyltransferase domain-containing protein yields the protein MDQIDSGRTTYAALLESSLKRVVAVLSGLEGVKRISLVGSYARGRADLFTDLDILVVMDTDLSFIDRLRMLYPLLALPVDLDLLCYTPGELERMQDRPYLKHLRREEVVLYETSTS from the coding sequence ATGGACCAAATAGACAGCGGCAGGACAACTTACGCGGCATTGCTGGAGTCCTCACTGAAGCGGGTTGTGGCGGTCCTGTCCGGCCTTGAAGGGGTCAAGCGAATTAGTCTTGTGGGATCGTATGCCCGGGGCCGGGCCGATCTGTTCACCGATCTCGACATCCTGGTGGTGATGGACACGGATCTCAGCTTTATCGACCGCCTTCGCATGTTGTATCCGCTCCTGGCCCTGCCTGTGGATCTGGACCTGCTGTGCTATACCCCTGGGGAGTTAGAGCGGATGCAGGACCGACCGTACCTGAAGCATCTACGCCGAGAGGAGGTTGTCCTGTATGAGACGAGCACCTCGTGA
- a CDS encoding DUF86 domain-containing protein, which produces MMPGALSKRVIVDRLALVDALLSEIRLLPLADRQAFFADRRNVWAAESCLRRCLEALFDIGRHILAKGYGLGVSEYKEIAVKLQTHGVLSANEATIMHLLAGYRNRLVHFYHEVSTEELYQVCSRQLGDIEVMQNACHRWLTAYPERLDQAL; this is translated from the coding sequence ATGATGCCGGGGGCGCTCTCAAAGCGTGTGATCGTCGATCGTTTGGCGTTGGTGGACGCGCTCCTGTCTGAGATCCGGCTCCTGCCACTTGCTGACCGCCAAGCCTTCTTTGCGGACCGCCGCAACGTCTGGGCAGCGGAGTCGTGTTTGCGCCGCTGTCTGGAAGCGCTGTTTGATATCGGTCGCCATATCCTGGCCAAGGGGTATGGCTTGGGCGTTAGTGAATACAAAGAGATTGCAGTGAAGCTTCAGACACACGGCGTGCTTTCTGCGAATGAAGCAACCATCATGCACCTGCTGGCTGGGTATCGCAACCGGTTGGTGCATTTTTATCATGAGGTCTCCACCGAAGAACTCTATCAGGTCTGCTCTCGACAGTTGGGTGACATAGAAGTCATGCAAAATGCCTGCCATCGGTGGCTTACAGCATACCCTGAGAGGCTGGATCAGGCCTTGTAA
- a CDS encoding glycosyltransferase family 2 protein has product MQGRILIVIPAYNEGQTIIPAIRDLKAHGFHEIIVVDDGSCDRTAELAEGEGIVLYRHVVNRGLGVALETGIVAALRRGAEVIVTFDGDGQHLAQDVPRLVEPILGKEADVVIGSRTLDRAEMPFIRRVGNVGCNLITWAMFGVRTSDSQSGLRAFSRKAADALNIQSNGMEVSSEIFWEIRRNGLKFQEVPIRPIYTDYSLSKGQSVFGGVMMLRNLIWLWLRGGAR; this is encoded by the coding sequence ATGCAAGGCAGGATCCTGATCGTCATCCCGGCATACAATGAGGGACAGACCATCATCCCGGCCATCCGGGACCTGAAGGCCCACGGGTTCCATGAGATTATTGTCGTCGATGATGGAAGCTGTGACCGGACGGCCGAGCTGGCTGAGGGCGAGGGGATCGTCCTATATCGGCATGTGGTAAACCGGGGATTGGGTGTTGCGCTGGAGACAGGGATCGTGGCTGCCTTGAGGCGCGGCGCCGAGGTCATCGTCACCTTCGACGGGGATGGTCAGCACCTCGCCCAGGATGTTCCACGACTCGTCGAGCCTATCCTTGGGAAGGAGGCCGACGTCGTCATTGGGAGCCGAACCCTGGACAGGGCAGAGATGCCGTTCATCAGGAGGGTGGGGAATGTCGGCTGTAACCTGATCACCTGGGCGATGTTCGGGGTGCGGACCTCCGATTCCCAGTCCGGGCTGAGGGCCTTCTCCCGGAAGGCGGCTGATGCGCTCAACATCCAGTCGAACGGGATGGAAGTCTCCTCAGAAATCTTCTGGGAGATCAGGAGGAATGGCCTGAAGTTTCAGGAGGTGCCGATCCGTCCGATCTACACCGACTATTCCCTCTCGAAGGGGCAGAGTGTCTTCGGCGGGGTCATGATGCTGAGAAACCTCATCTGGCTGTGGCTCCGGGGAGGGGCGCGGTGA
- a CDS encoding DUF2304 domain-containing protein codes for MKLIQVLLAAFAVGMMVLTWLKSRHARLRPLAFLLWLLLWGVVLLVVLFPDLTSIAARYLGMDRGVDLVLYVGMLYIYFLIFTIQEKIGRIERDLSTIVREMAFMAKK; via the coding sequence GTGAAACTGATCCAGGTCCTTCTGGCCGCATTCGCCGTGGGGATGATGGTCCTGACCTGGCTCAAATCCCGGCATGCCCGACTCCGACCGCTCGCCTTCCTCTTGTGGCTCCTCCTATGGGGGGTGGTCCTCCTCGTCGTCCTCTTCCCCGACCTGACCTCGATAGCGGCCAGATACCTGGGGATGGATCGCGGGGTAGACTTGGTCCTTTATGTGGGCATGCTCTATATCTACTTCTTGATCTTCACCATCCAGGAGAAGATCGGGCGGATCGAGCGCGACCTCTCGACGATCGTTCGAGAGATGGCCTTCATGGCGAAGAAGTAA
- a CDS encoding glucose-1-phosphate thymidylyltransferase, whose translation MKALVLSGGKGTRLRPLTHTMAKQLIPVANRPILYYVMDQIARVGIKEVGVILSPETGPAIQEALALNPWGLAMTFIMQEEPLGLAHAVSTARAFLQDDPFLMYLGDNLVGQDLKGFVETFQMEQPEALILLKAVPDPRLFGVAEINGDGQITRLIEKPKDPPSNLALVGVYLFSSAIHRAIAEITPSWRGELEITDAIRKLLEQGHTIQSLVLKDWWLDTGKKDDLLEANRIVLDEFAQQKIEGKVDDDSKIYGRVELAHGARVRRSTIRGPAVIGENSLIEDAFIGPFTSIGHDCNIQRAVIEHTVLLDRAQVIGVSRLEDSVVGKNAVVKTQETNHTAFRLMIGDDAEVLL comes from the coding sequence ATGAAGGCGCTTGTACTGTCCGGGGGCAAAGGGACGCGCCTTCGGCCTTTGACGCATACGATGGCGAAGCAGCTCATCCCGGTGGCCAACCGGCCGATCCTGTATTACGTCATGGATCAGATTGCGCGAGTGGGGATTAAAGAGGTCGGCGTCATTCTCTCGCCGGAGACGGGACCGGCTATTCAGGAGGCCTTGGCGCTCAACCCCTGGGGGTTGGCGATGACCTTTATTATGCAGGAGGAGCCTCTGGGCTTGGCCCATGCCGTCAGCACGGCCCGCGCCTTCCTGCAGGACGATCCCTTCCTCATGTACCTGGGGGATAACCTCGTCGGGCAGGACCTCAAGGGCTTTGTAGAAACGTTCCAGATGGAGCAGCCGGAAGCCCTGATCCTGTTGAAAGCTGTTCCGGATCCCCGACTATTCGGAGTCGCCGAGATCAACGGCGACGGTCAGATCACGCGCCTGATCGAGAAGCCCAAAGATCCTCCTTCCAATCTGGCGCTCGTGGGTGTCTACCTCTTTTCATCGGCCATTCATAGGGCCATCGCCGAGATCACGCCCTCCTGGCGTGGGGAGCTGGAGATTACCGACGCCATCCGGAAACTGCTGGAACAAGGACACACCATCCAGAGCCTTGTCCTGAAGGACTGGTGGCTGGATACGGGCAAAAAGGATGATCTTCTGGAGGCCAACCGGATTGTTCTCGATGAATTTGCCCAACAGAAGATCGAAGGTAAGGTCGATGACGACAGCAAGATCTACGGTCGGGTAGAACTGGCCCACGGAGCGCGTGTGCGCCGGAGCACGATTCGTGGTCCCGCCGTCATCGGAGAGAACAGTCTTATAGAAGATGCCTTCATCGGACCCTTTACCAGCATCGGGCATGACTGCAACATTCAGCGGGCCGTGATCGAGCATACCGTATTGCTGGACAGGGCGCAGGTCATCGGGGTGTCACGGCTGGAGGACAGCGTCGTCGGCAAGAACGCTGTGGTGAAAACACAAGAGACCAATCATACGGCATTTCGCCTGATGATCGGCGATGATGCGGAGGTTCTACTGTAG
- the rfbC gene encoding dTDP-4-dehydrorhamnose 3,5-epimerase, with protein MPFRFEQLEIPEVILVEPKAFADHRGYFVETYKRSDFEANGIPEHFVQDNHSYSVRGVLRGLHYQMDPKAQGKLVSVIQGEIFDVAVDIREGSPTYGRWVGVTLSAKDHRMLYVPAGFAHGFCVVSNEADVVYKVTEEYAPEVDRGIRWNDPDVGVRWPTEQPLLSPKDAQLPLLRAADNNFAYGGRPS; from the coding sequence ATGCCATTTCGATTCGAGCAGCTCGAGATTCCGGAGGTGATTCTTGTTGAACCAAAGGCCTTTGCGGACCACAGAGGGTACTTTGTAGAGACCTACAAACGATCCGACTTTGAAGCCAACGGTATTCCCGAGCACTTTGTCCAGGATAACCATTCGTATTCCGTGCGTGGCGTGCTCCGGGGCCTGCACTATCAGATGGATCCCAAAGCGCAAGGGAAACTGGTCAGCGTGATCCAGGGAGAGATCTTTGACGTGGCGGTAGACATCCGTGAGGGCTCACCCACCTATGGCCGCTGGGTCGGCGTCACCCTGTCCGCCAAGGATCATCGGATGCTCTATGTTCCGGCGGGGTTTGCCCACGGCTTCTGTGTGGTCAGTAACGAGGCTGATGTGGTGTATAAAGTGACGGAGGAGTATGCGCCAGAGGTCGACCGCGGCATTCGGTGGAATGACCCGGACGTGGGGGTCCGCTGGCCGACCGAGCAACCCCTGCTGTCACCAAAGGACGCCCAGCTTCCCCTGCTCCGGGCAGCCGACAACAACTTTGCGTATGGAGGCAGACCTTCATGA
- a CDS encoding SDR family oxidoreductase, protein MKRVLVTGAGGYIGSVLTPALLNQGYTVVAVDRFFFGRQTLAPHDHLEILQDDIRWLDESALHGIDAIIDLAALSNDPAGELDPEKTWEINHRGRVRIARLAKTMGVQRYVLPSSCSIYGFQEGLLDEASPPNPLTTYAKANLQAEQDVLPLADKRFCVTVLRQATVYGLSPRMRFDLAVNGMVRGLFKNGKIPILRDGQQWRPFVHVKDTTRAMLQMLEAPTDVINGQIFNVGSDEQNCRVMPLAQVVAEAMGVPFEYEWYGLPDHRSYQVSFRKIRELLGFKAEYTPHDGAQEVYDALRTGVVNPDDPKTSTVQWYKQLMEMRHLLNEVEIRGVLL, encoded by the coding sequence ATGAAGCGAGTGCTCGTGACCGGCGCCGGGGGATATATCGGGTCCGTGCTGACCCCGGCTCTGCTCAACCAGGGCTACACCGTCGTGGCGGTAGACCGGTTCTTCTTCGGCCGGCAAACCTTGGCGCCTCATGATCATCTTGAAATTCTCCAAGATGATATCCGATGGTTGGACGAGTCTGCGCTTCACGGAATCGACGCGATCATCGATCTGGCCGCCTTGTCCAATGATCCCGCAGGCGAGCTGGATCCCGAGAAGACCTGGGAGATCAACCACAGGGGGCGCGTCAGGATCGCCCGGCTGGCCAAGACGATGGGCGTCCAACGATATGTGCTTCCGTCCTCGTGCAGTATCTACGGGTTCCAAGAGGGGCTGCTCGATGAAGCGTCGCCGCCGAACCCTCTGACGACGTATGCCAAAGCCAACCTTCAAGCCGAGCAGGACGTGCTCCCTTTAGCGGACAAACGGTTCTGTGTCACGGTCCTTCGGCAGGCAACGGTGTATGGGCTGTCGCCCCGGATGCGTTTTGATCTGGCCGTGAACGGGATGGTGCGTGGGCTTTTCAAGAACGGGAAAATTCCTATTCTTCGAGACGGCCAGCAGTGGCGGCCCTTCGTCCACGTGAAAGATACAACCCGCGCGATGCTGCAGATGCTGGAAGCCCCTACCGACGTCATCAATGGTCAGATCTTTAACGTAGGCTCGGATGAACAAAACTGCCGGGTGATGCCCCTGGCTCAGGTTGTAGCGGAGGCGATGGGGGTCCCCTTTGAATATGAATGGTATGGCCTCCCTGACCATCGCTCCTATCAAGTGAGCTTCCGCAAAATCCGTGAACTGCTGGGATTTAAGGCGGAGTATACCCCGCATGACGGGGCGCAAGAGGTCTACGACGCGCTTCGCACGGGGGTTGTCAATCCTGACGATCCCAAGACGAGTACCGTTCAGTGGTACAAGCAGTTGATGGAGATGCGCCACTTGCTGAACGAAGTTGAAATACGAGGAGTACTGCTGTGA
- the rfbD gene encoding dTDP-4-dehydrorhamnose reductase: protein MKVAVLGANGQLGHDLIQALAAWDRIPLTHADLDICDFTSTQKRLADVKPDIVINTAAFHRVDDCEEQPEKSFQINTYAVRNLAGLCAELDCGLVHLSTDYVFGGEKNAPYTEDDAPNPLNVYGVSKLAGEYFVRALCPKHFVVRTSGLYGVAGSSGKGGNFVETMIRMAREGRPIRVVDDQVLTPTYTKDLAHAIERLVHTDAYGLYHITNSDQCSWYEFAARIFELLGLTPDFGSATTAAYGLKAKRPAYSALAHYRLKQLGYDDLRPWSEALDAYLKEKGHK from the coding sequence GTGAAGGTGGCGGTGCTGGGCGCCAACGGCCAACTCGGACACGACCTCATTCAGGCGCTGGCCGCGTGGGATCGTATTCCTCTGACGCACGCCGATCTCGACATCTGTGACTTCACCTCCACGCAGAAACGGCTTGCTGATGTCAAGCCGGACATTGTTATCAACACGGCGGCGTTTCATCGCGTTGATGATTGCGAAGAGCAGCCGGAGAAGAGCTTCCAGATCAACACCTATGCGGTACGGAACCTTGCGGGGCTCTGCGCGGAGCTCGATTGTGGGCTGGTGCACTTGAGCACCGACTACGTCTTCGGAGGCGAGAAGAACGCGCCGTATACGGAAGACGACGCCCCCAACCCGCTCAATGTCTATGGTGTATCCAAACTGGCGGGTGAGTACTTCGTCCGCGCCCTCTGCCCGAAGCACTTCGTGGTCCGGACGTCGGGGCTCTATGGGGTAGCCGGCTCAAGCGGCAAAGGGGGGAATTTTGTCGAGACCATGATCCGCATGGCCCGCGAGGGCAGGCCGATCCGGGTCGTAGACGATCAGGTCCTGACGCCCACGTATACCAAGGATCTGGCTCACGCCATCGAACGGCTGGTGCACACCGACGCCTACGGCCTCTACCACATCACCAACAGCGACCAATGCTCGTGGTACGAGTTTGCGGCCAGGATCTTTGAGTTGCTGGGGCTGACGCCGGATTTTGGCTCGGCGACGACGGCTGCGTATGGGCTGAAGGCGAAGCGGCCGGCCTACTCGGCGCTGGCGCATTACAGGCTGAAGCAGCTCGGGTACGATGATCTGCGGCCGTGGTCGGAGGCCCTCGACGCCTATCTCAAAGAGAAGGGGCACAAGTGA
- the lhgO gene encoding L-2-hydroxyglutarate oxidase, producing MIARELVRRGADRILILEKEPGVGAHASGRNSGVLHAGLYYTPDTLKARFCIEGNRQMKAFCRDKGLPVVETGKVVVATGPSDLEQLHELKRRAEACGAQASLIDRQTLAEREPYASTYEYALFVPETAVIRPRAILAALEEELVASGKVAIRYETACVDLLGDRTIRTLRGTVRFEQFINAAGAHADRIAHRFGLGLDYTILPVRGTYQRLTRDRSYLVRGSIYPVPDLRTPFLGVHLTRNVDGEVYVGPTALPAWGREQYERSDGWNREAGTILLREAVLFCANPGFRAAALAAWRRILTQSLLQEARRLVPAIRQADLERAAKVGIRPQLVHWPTRQLVMDFVVLTDGPTLHILNAISPAFTSSIPFARYAVSRLLGETGETYAMPMEFARTG from the coding sequence ATGATCGCTCGGGAGTTGGTCCGACGGGGGGCCGACCGGATCCTGATCCTCGAAAAGGAGCCCGGCGTGGGGGCGCATGCGAGCGGGCGCAACAGTGGGGTGTTGCACGCCGGCCTCTATTACACGCCCGACACGCTCAAAGCGCGCTTCTGCATTGAAGGTAACCGGCAGATGAAGGCGTTCTGCCGCGACAAGGGCCTGCCCGTCGTGGAGACCGGGAAGGTCGTCGTCGCCACGGGGCCATCCGACCTCGAGCAGCTCCATGAGCTGAAGCGGCGGGCTGAAGCCTGCGGCGCTCAGGCCTCCCTGATCGACCGGCAGACTCTGGCTGAGCGTGAGCCGTATGCCAGCACGTACGAGTACGCCCTCTTTGTCCCGGAGACGGCGGTGATCCGACCGCGAGCGATCCTGGCCGCCTTGGAAGAAGAACTGGTCGCATCAGGGAAAGTCGCCATCCGCTATGAGACCGCCTGCGTGGATCTCCTGGGTGACCGAACGATCCGCACCTTGCGTGGAACAGTCCGGTTCGAACAGTTCATCAATGCGGCCGGCGCGCATGCGGATCGGATCGCCCACCGGTTCGGCCTGGGGCTCGACTACACCATCCTTCCGGTGAGAGGGACCTATCAACGGTTGACCCGCGACCGGTCCTACCTTGTGCGCGGAAGCATCTATCCCGTTCCGGACCTTCGGACCCCCTTTCTGGGGGTCCACCTGACCAGAAACGTGGACGGAGAGGTCTATGTCGGGCCGACCGCGCTTCCCGCCTGGGGACGCGAGCAGTATGAGCGGTCGGACGGATGGAATCGGGAGGCGGGCACCATTCTGCTCCGCGAGGCCGTCCTCTTCTGCGCCAACCCCGGCTTTCGGGCGGCTGCTCTGGCGGCCTGGCGCAGGATCCTGACGCAATCGCTGCTGCAAGAGGCCAGACGACTCGTTCCCGCCATTCGCCAGGCGGATCTGGAGCGAGCCGCCAAGGTCGGCATCCGCCCCCAGCTCGTCCACTGGCCGACCAGGCAGCTTGTGATGGATTTCGTCGTGCTGACCGACGGGCCGACGCTCCATATCCTGAATGCTATCTCGCCTGCCTTCACCTCCTCGATTCCGTTTGCCCGCTATGCGGTCAGCCGCCTGCTGGGCGAGACCGGTGAGACCTATGCCATGCCCATGGAATTCGCCCGCACGGGATGA
- a CDS encoding glycosyltransferase family 2 protein, whose translation MTAETQPMSASSRELTIVIPTFQERDNVGPLVGLVREALPMISWEMIFVDDNSPDGTAEAVWEIGQSDFRVRCIKRIGRRGLSSACIEGMLATGATYVAVMDADLQHDPMLLRSMLNILRGDQVDLVIASRYMPGGSMGDWEVDRVRISTFATRLSRLIAKQPVSDPMSGYFMLRREVLESEVERLSSLGFKILLDIIASSPIPLRLAEVPLQFGKRYAGESKLSTAVAWEFLLLIGDKLVGRYVPVRFVAFSSVGVAGAFVHFAVLTAAFKVIGLSFPVSQAAAVIIAMIFNYSLNNILTYRDVSRKGWGWLRGLASFIVVCGLGAIANVGVASYLFGQQQTMWALAAIAGIFVGAVWNYAVSSRYTWGK comes from the coding sequence ATGACAGCAGAAACCCAACCGATGAGTGCTTCATCTCGTGAATTGACGATCGTTATTCCGACGTTTCAAGAACGGGACAACGTCGGCCCATTGGTTGGGCTTGTGCGGGAGGCGCTCCCAATGATCTCGTGGGAGATGATCTTCGTCGATGACAATTCCCCGGATGGAACCGCAGAGGCCGTCTGGGAGATCGGTCAATCCGATTTCAGAGTGCGTTGCATCAAGCGCATTGGGCGGCGCGGGCTGTCGTCGGCCTGTATTGAAGGTATGCTAGCCACTGGTGCCACCTACGTGGCGGTCATGGATGCGGACCTGCAGCACGATCCGATGCTTCTCAGATCGATGCTCAATATTCTCCGAGGGGACCAGGTTGATCTCGTGATTGCCAGCCGGTACATGCCTGGCGGCAGCATGGGCGACTGGGAAGTAGATCGTGTTCGGATCAGCACATTTGCTACCCGACTTTCGCGCCTGATAGCGAAGCAGCCGGTTTCGGATCCGATGAGTGGATATTTCATGCTGCGCCGCGAAGTCTTGGAGTCGGAAGTGGAGCGATTGTCCTCCCTGGGTTTCAAAATCCTGCTCGATATCATTGCTTCTAGTCCGATCCCGCTGCGTCTGGCTGAGGTGCCATTGCAATTTGGCAAGCGGTATGCTGGCGAAAGTAAGCTTTCCACTGCTGTTGCCTGGGAGTTCCTGCTTCTAATTGGCGATAAGCTGGTCGGGAGATATGTCCCGGTGCGTTTCGTCGCTTTTAGCTCCGTGGGCGTGGCGGGTGCGTTCGTCCATTTCGCGGTGCTTACAGCCGCCTTTAAGGTGATAGGCCTGAGTTTCCCGGTTAGTCAGGCGGCGGCAGTAATCATCGCCATGATATTTAACTATAGTCTCAACAATATTCTGACCTATCGCGATGTCTCTAGGAAGGGCTGGGGCTGGTTGCGTGGTCTAGCGTCTTTCATAGTAGTTTGTGGGTTAGGTGCGATTGCCAACGTGGGCGTTGCATCGTACCTGTTTGGACAACAACAAACCATGTGGGCGTTGGCGGCGATTGCCGGTATCTTTGTCGGAGCTGTCTGGAACTACGCGGTTTCTTCGCGTTACACGTGGGGCAAGTAG
- a CDS encoding transposase, with translation MKGIPQGRYTKEFREEAVKLVTEGNMTIPAAARRLALPPSTVGNWLRASTSGKLSEESIPKLVDIAKQALVRDRWQVTADF, from the coding sequence ATGAAGGGGATTCCACAGGGAAGGTACACGAAGGAGTTTCGAGAGGAAGCGGTAAAACTGGTCACGGAAGGGAACATGACGATACCGGCAGCAGCCCGGAGGTTGGCATTACCGCCGTCAACGGTGGGGAACTGGCTGCGAGCGAGTACATCGGGAAAGCTATCCGAGGAGTCAATCCCAAAGTTAGTTGACATTGCGAAGCAGGCTCTTGTGCGAGATCGATGGCAAGTCACTGCTGATTTTTAA